The Platichthys flesus chromosome 10, fPlaFle2.1, whole genome shotgun sequence genome includes a window with the following:
- the gng2 gene encoding guanine nucleotide-binding protein G(I)/G(S)/G(O) subunit gamma-2 yields MASNNTASIAQARKLVEQLKMEANIDRIKVSKAAADLMSYCEAHAKEDPLLSPVPASENPFREKKFFCAIL; encoded by the exons ATGGCGAGCAATAACACGGCCAGTATCGCACAAGCCAGGAAGCTGGTGGAGCAGCTGAAGATGGAGGCCAACATCGACAGGATAAAG gTTTCAAAAGCAGCGGCGGACCTGATGTCGTACTGCGAAGCCCACGCCAAAGAGGACCCTCTGTTATCGCCGGTGCCGGCGTCGGAGAACCCGTTCAGGGAGAAGAAGTTCTTCTGTGCCATCCTGTAA